The genomic window CAGGAATTAACTTCAGGTTTTGACGCTGAAGGTATTAGAAATACGCTTCAAAGTTCCTTAGGTTCTCTACAAATACCAAAGCTAGATATTAAAGAAATTCGGACTCAATTTGAGCAGCTTCTTAAGGATACAGATTTGCAATCTGTCGCTAACAGTGACCTCTTGCAAAATATTAACCGCCAAACATTTGTAGATTTAATCAGCAGTCGTGCTGATTTATCTAAAGAAGATATCAATCGAATTACTGACCAATTTGAAGGTGCTTGGCAACAAGCTTTGAATCGGAAAAATCCAACCGAAGAAGTAATTAACTTTCTCAAATCTGCCACTCCCGAAGAACTAAATTCCCAACAATTAGGTGAACAGCTTCAGCAACTGCTTACAGTTGGGGGTGGTAATGGCAAGCTAAGTAAGGGTGTGATAAAACAAGCGGTTCGATATGGCTTGAGCGCTGCTGTACCAGCAGTACTGGATAGCACGAACCTTCCCAATATAGATGTCAACAAAATTACAACTCAGCTGCAAAAATTGAAAGAGAAAGTTCAAGATGTAGATGTTGCTCAAATTATAGAACAACTACAAAAGTTCAGAGAGCAAGCAACTGAGCAAGTAGCTGCAAAATTGCCATCACCCGAAAACACAATTAAGGCAGATGTAGAAGACTACATATTGAATTCATTTCCTTGGCACTTTAACCGAATTACGCTAGTAGATGAATTTAAAGAAGTCATCTATGACGTAAATGCAGATCCGACAACTGTGAGACGGGAGTTAGAAGAACTCAATCAAGAATATTTCACCAACTTGTTGAAGCAGCGGGATGATATTAGTGAAGCTAGGGTGAAAGAAATTGCCGAACAAATGGAAAGCGATCGCCAGGAAGTTTTAGAAACTGTAAAACAGGCCCAAGTGCGAGAAAAAGGGCAAGATTTCCACAGCCGCATCGAAGATTATCTGCGTTCCACGGGGAAAGAAGAACTCAACCCTGAAGGTATTAAACGAGACTTTACGAAGTTGATAGAAGATCCAAAAGCTGGGTTTGAAGATTTAAGCGATCGCTTCGGGGAATTCGACCGCGACACTTTTGTACAATTGCTCCAGCAGCGTCAAGATATCAGCGAAGAGGAAGCTAATAATATTGTTAGTCAACTTGAAAGCAGTCGCGATAATATCTTGAATAGTGCCAGAGAAGTACAAGAACAAGCAAAAGCGAAAGCTGATGAACTACGCCAAAGAGTTGAAGACTATCTGCGGAATACTAACAAAGATGAACTCAATCCCGAAGCTATTAAACGTGAGTTTAGAGTTTTACTAGACGATCCGCAAGCCGGAATTAGCCTTTTGCAGTCACGCTTATCGCAATTTGACCGCGATACACTGGTACAATTGCTCAGTCAGCGTCAAGATTTGAGCGAAGAACAGGTAAACCAAACTCTTGATCAGCTAGAAGCAGTCCGAGACAGTATTTTGCAAGTACCGCAGCAGGCGAAAGAACAGTACGAAAAAACTACAAAAGCGATCGCAGAATATCTCCGCAATACCAACTTGGAAGAACTTGATCCAGAAGGGATCAGGAGCGATTTGGAAAAATTACTCAATGATCCTAAAGCCGGTGCATTAGCATTGCGCGATCGCTTGTCTCACGTTGATCGAGAAACCTTGGTTAAACTCGTGAGTCAGCGAGGAGACTTGAGCCAAGAGCAAGTTAATCAGATCATTGATCGCGCCCAAGATGCAATTGGTGACATAGTTAGAGCGCCACGACGTTTAGCAAAACGTACTACTCAAGTAGCTCTAGATTTTGAAGCCAATCTTGAAGAATACCTGCGTAATACCAACAAAGAAGAACTCAACCCAGAAGCAATCAAACGCGATTTGCAATTGCTGCTGTCTTCTCCCCGTGCTGGAATTGGTAATTTAAGCGATCGCGCCTCCAAATTTGACCGTTCGACAATTGTGGCGCTGCTATCTGGGCGAGAAGATATTTCAGAAGAGGAAGCTAACCGAATTGTGGATCAAATTGAGTCTGTTCGTAGTTCGATTGTCGAACAATTCCAGCAGATCCAGGAAAAAGTGCAATCAGTGCTGGATGGGATTTTTGCCAAAGTTCGCAACTATCTCAACTCGCTGGATCGTTCAGAACTCAACTATGAAGGGATTAAGCAAGACTTTGCTAAAGTGTTCGATGATCCGCAAGCTGGATTTGAAGCGTTGCGCGATCGCCTCAGTGAATTTGATCGTGACACCTTAGTTGCTGTCATCAGTTCTCGTGAGGATATTTCTGAGGCGGATGCTAATCGCATTATCGACCAAATAGAAACGGCCCGGGATGGCGTATTGCAAAGAGCCGAACGCATCCAGCAAGAAACACAAAAACGCCTGAAAGCAATCCAAAAGCAAGCTAAAAAGCAAGCTGAAGAAACCAAAAAAACCGTTGCAAGTTCTGCTTGGTGGTTATTTGGGACAGCATTAACTTCGCTTGCAGCCAGTGCGATCGCTGGTGCGATCGCTGTCACTGGCATAACTCTACCTGGGTAAAATATCTCTATCATCAGGAATTTTGATCAAATACAAAGTGGCATTCAGTCTTTACAAATGAATGCCACTTTTTTTTATAAATAAAACAAACTACCCCCCAGAGTAAGTAGGTTGGTGCTATTAAAAGTGACTATATAAAGTTTTGTAACTATTATGAAGTATGCTTGAATTAAGCTTATTTGCTCGTTTACATATTTTTAGATGGTTTAGTTTTTCCCCACCAACCTACTTACTATCACGACCTTGTTATTCAGATATAGATTAAAAAACCTGATCTGAATCTAAGGATTTCATATTTTAATCTCGTCAGAGTAAAATATCAAAGTTAATTATTCTTTCTTATAGATAGAAAAAAGTACGCTTGAGGGTTATATCATAGTCTTGTGATTCATGATATACAGTAAAAACGTCCGAAAACACATGCAATTCCGTAGGAGAAAATCTGCTTGTTCCCTAGCAGCCTACTACTGAAACCATTGAATACATAAGGTACAAGGATATAACATGACTCTTGGCATAATTTTGATGCCAACATCTATCAATACATCCAGTCCTTCTGAAATCTTCTCAAGTCTTCAGACTTAACAGTAAAGACCTGTTCCAATCAGGTGTAGTTCAGTTATATCTTCCCACTCGTTATTTGTCCACCTTGTTTTCTCGGCGTTGCTGAATAGAAGTGTGAAATTCAAAAATTTAATGTTTGAAACTGTTTCCTTTGCGCCTTTGGGGGAAACGAAATTCATACTCTTAATCAGCAACGCAGTTTTCTCATGGGGAAGTGACGAGGTAATTTTTTTCCCCTCTAAGCTTAGGAGAAGCTAATTATGGCAATTATTGACGGTATCGATTTAAATAAGATCACCGGTCTTGACATTGACGAAATCGTAAAAAGCGGTGGCGGCAATATCCAGGTCACCACTAATGGTAACAAAATCATTAACGCTACTGGTGGTAACCAAAACATTAACGGCACTAATGGCAACGATGTCATTAACGCCGGCAATGGCAACGATATCCTCACTGGCGGCAATGGCAACGATATCATTAACGCCGGCAATGGCAACAATACCGTTAAAGGTGGTAATGGCAACGATATCCTTAACGCTGGTAGTGGCAAAGATACCCTCTTTGGCGAAAATGGCAACGATATCCTTAGTGGTGGTGGTGGCAACGATATCCTCACTGGCGGTGCTGGCAACGACACACTCGCTGGCGGTACTGGGACTGATGTTCTCACTGGAGGAGCAGGTAACGATGTTTTCAAGTTCAGCTCAGTTTCAGATAGTGCTGTTGTTGGACGGGATCTGATCACTGACTTTGTAGGAAACGGTAAGTTGCCAGGTGACCAAATCGATCTATCTGCTATCGACGCCAACTCCACTAAACTGGGCAATCAAGCCTTCACTTTCATTGGGGCTGCCGCATTTTCCGCACCTGGTCAGCTCCGTTATTCAGGAGGTATTCTCCAAGCTAGCACTGATGGGGATCGGTCGCCTGAGTTTGAGGTTCGGCTTATAGGAGCACCACTAGTAGTGGTAAACGACTTTATCCTTTAATTTAATAGACTCTTACAAAAGTCTTTAACACCCCACTCCTAAGAGCTTGCTCTTAGGAGTGGGGTTCTTGTTTTTGATTTATGCAAGAAATCTAATGTTTTTATCTAAAGAGAGCTTGCTTTCTTTAAACAATCGGAAATCATGAGTTTTCCCTTGAAAGTGTGCTGTACAAATTATTTCTCCATTCTTTTGATAGTCATCAATACTTGGTCTGACAAACTGATTTTTCCTGGTCGCCCTGGTTTCTGTTTTTGTTGGCTGTGGTGGCGGACTACTTCAACCATGTGCTCAAATGTCTCAGGTTTTACACCCCAGAAGCGTTGAAATTCTGCTGGTTTGAGATGTTTGACTTTTGAGTGCATTATAAGCTTACCTTATGATTATCCGGTAGCGATCGCCTGTGTCTAAGTGTGCGATCCCTTTTTACCAGTCCTCATCGTATCCCGAAAGGGACTTTTGCAAGAGGTCTAATGAACGCTGTGCGTGCCGAGAATGTTCAATTGGAATTTCTGTTACATCAATAGCAATGGACTCAGGAGGTTGCCCCCGCTATAATTGCTTTTTTCCTGGCAAGTATCTCAGTTTAGCTATTGGACATTTTAGACACCAGGTGGCAACGACCACTGTGGAACACCATGCATATGCAATCATTAATCATAAAGTATATTAATATACTTGATAAACAAAAATATTGAGGTTATGGTGATCGCAAAAGTTTTTGGTATAGTAACTTTTTCTGATAAATAAAAAAAGTACCCCTCAGGGTACTATCACGACTTTGTGATTTCGATATAGATTAAAAATATCTCAAGACACCTATAGTTACATCTGCATCCAATAAAATCTGCTTTTTGCCTAGCAGCCTAGTCTTTGAATCAGCGAAGACATCAGGCGCAAAGATAAAAGATGATTGCTGGCACAATTTTTGATGCCGACATCATTGATATATGCAGTGCTTCTCAAATCTTCAGACTTGATCACAAAGACCTGTTAAAATCAGGTCACATTCAGCTGATATCTTCATTTCTTCTCGTCATTTCCTCGTGAGGAAATGACCTGATTTTTCACGGGAAGTCATAATTCTGACATTGAATAGCCGCGGGGAGAGACAAGCTAAACTTACCTCTCCCTTTTATAGTTATTCGATCGCGCCACGTATACATGAGAAAATCAGGTAATACAATCGCAATACAAGCGATGAGGCACGGAAGGAAAAAAGATGTCAGAGAATTTGAGAAGCCAAGTTGTAACGCAAGGGGTGCAGCGATCGCCTAATCGAGCTATGCTGCGTGCAGTTGGTTTTAAAGATGAAGATTTCAATAAAGCTATTGTGGGCATTGCCAATGGCTACAGTACGATCACTCCCTGTAATATGGGGATCAATCAACTGGCACAAAGGGCAGAGGTTGGGATAAAAACCGCCGGAGCGATGCCGCAAGTGTTCGGCACGATTACCATTAGCGATGGGATTTCGATGGGAACTGAAGGGATGAAATATTCCCTAGTCTCGCGGGAAGTCATTGCCGATTCCATTGAAACCGCCTGTACTGGACAAAGTATGGATGGTGTACTAGCTATTGGCGGTTGTGATAAAAATATGCCCGGGGCAATGCTGGCGATCGCCCGGATGAATATCCCTGCAATATTCGTTTACGGTGGCACAATTAAACCCGGTCATTACAACGGACGTGATTTAACTGTTGTCAGTTCTTTTGAAGCTGTTGGTCAATACAGTGCTGGAAAAATTGACGAAAAGGAACTATTAGAAGTTGAAGGTCGGGCTTGTCCTGGCGCTGGTTCTTGTGGGGGAATGTTCACAGCCAACACCATGTCTTCAGCATTTGAAGCGCTGGGGATGAGTTTGCCCTATTCCTCGACAATGGCAGCCGAAGATGCCGAAAAAGCCGACAGCACGGAAAAATCAGCGTTTGTGTTAGTCGAAGCGATTCGCAAACAAATCTTACCGCGCCAAATTATCACCCGCAAATCTATAGAGAATGCTATTTCTGTAATTATGGCGGTGGGTGGTTCGACGAATGCAGTATTGCATTTTTTAGCGATCGCCCGCGCCGCTGATGTAGAGTTAACGCTGGATGACTTTGAAACTATCCGCGCCCGTGTTCCCGTTTTATGTGATTTGAAACCAAGTGGTAAATATGTAGCTACAGATTTGCACAAAGCTGGTGGCATTCCGCAAGTAATGAAGATGCTACTTGTGCATGACTTGTTACATAGTGATAGCCTCACCATCAGTGGTCAAACGATTGCAGAGATATTAGCAGATATACCAGAAGAACCATCCACCCACCAAGATGTTATTCGTCCTTGGAATAACCCAATGTATTCCCAAGGGCATTTAGCTATTCTTAGAGGTAATTTGGCAACGGAAGGGGCTGTTGCTAAAATTACCGGAGTGAAAAAGCCAGTAATTACCGGTCTGGCACGGGTGTTTGAATCGGAAGAAGCCTCTTTAAATGCAATTTTGGCGGGTAAAATTCAACCTGGTGATATTTTAGTCATTCGCTACGAAGGACCTAAGGGCGGCCCTGGCATGCGAGAAATGTTGGCTCCTACCTCAGCAATTATCGGTGCTGGTTTGGGTGATGCAGTGGCATTAATTACCGACGGGCGCTTTTCTGGCGGTACTTACGGCATGGTGGTTGGTCATGTTGCTCCAGAAGCGGCAGTTGGTGGTGCGATCGCTCTTGTAGAAGAAGGCGATAGTATTACTATTGATGCACCGGCTCGTTTATTGCAGTTGAATATATCTGAAGAAGAATTGGCCCGTCGTCGTGCCAACTGGCAACCTCCCGCTCCGCGTTACACTAAAGGCGTGTTGGCGAAATATGCCAAATTGGTATCTTCTAGCAGTCTTGGTGCTGTGACAGATTTGGACTTGTTTTAAATGAGCTAAATAAAACTTACGCACAAAAAATCCCCCAACCCCCTTAAAAAGGGGGCTTTTAATTCTCCTACATTTTAAGGGGAATGCGCGAAGCGCACCTACGCAAACGAGGTTTCAGGTTTTCACTGCGTAAGTCCTGCTAAATTTTATGAATTTTTGTAAAAATCTTGAGAAGTTTCAGGAAATTTACATAGCAGTTATGATGTCAATAGAGAAATCACGCAAATATAGTTGACACTCAACTGCTAAAAAACCGAAAAGGGTACAAAATGAGTTCTCAATCTAACGTCAAACTGACGATCGCTCTTTCTAATCCAGACTTAGATGCAGAAGAGCAAGAACGGGAAACGCGGAATCTGCTACGAGAGATCAGAGATTTAGATGTAGAAAGTGCTGAACTTGTGGCAGTTACACAAACTCCTCCAGGATCAAAGGCGTTTGGAGCTTTTCTGCTGGGAGTGTTGCAGGCAGAGGTGAGTATTACCAATTTTAAGAAATTGTTGGGATATTTGGGCGATCGCTTGGGTAACAAAACTATTGAGTTGGAAGTTGAGGCTAACGGTAAAAAACTCAAGGTTAAAGCCAGCAGCCAGCAAGAACTAACGACCGCGATCGCAGCAGCGCAAAACTTTATAGCAGCAAGCCGAGAAATCCCGTAACAGGAAAGAGGATAGGGACATGACGAAGGTAGCACTCCTAATAGGAATTAGTGATTATGAGGCTGGTCTTAACCCATTACCAGCTTCAGTAAAGGATATGCAAGCGATCGCCAAAGTTTTGCAGCATCCAGAAATGGGCGGATTTGCTGAAGCAGATATCCAAAAACTGGAGAATTCCGATCCTCAGAAAATGCAGGAAGCGATCGAGACTCTGTTTAGCGATCGTCAAAAAGACGACCTTGTAGTACTTTACTTCTCCGGTCACGGTATTAAAGATGAGAGCGGCAATCTTTACCTCGCCACTTGCTTAACCCGTAAAAATCCTCAAGGACAAATTATCAAATCAACCTCTGTTCCAGCCAGTTTCATTCATAACATCACGAACGATAGCCGATGCAAGCGTCAGGTAATCATTCTTGACTGTTGTTTTAGTGGAGCGTTCGCCCAAGGCTGGTCAGCTAAAGATGACGGTTGTGTTGATATCCAGACACAACTCGGCGGAGAGGGGCGAGTTGTCCTGACCTCTTCCACTTCGACTCAGTATTCTTTCCAGCAACAGGGGGACAATCTTTCGACTTATACTCGTTATCTCATTGAAGGTATTGAAACAGGTGCCGCAGATTTAGGTAATGATGGTGCAATTTCGGTCGATGAGTTGCATGAGTACGCGAAAAAAAAAGTTAAAGAAGCCACTCCCGCCATGAAACCAGAAATCTATGCTTTCAAAGAAGGATTTAAAATCCTATTGTCTAAAGCACCAATTGGTGATCCAAAACTGAAGTATCGCAAAGAAGTAGAGATTTATGCCAGTCGGGGCGAGATTTCGATTATTGGTCGCAGAATATTAGATGCCCTACGTCAGAATTTGGGGTTGCTCCCTGAAGAAACTGCTGCAATTGAAGCTGAGGTTTTAAAACCTTATCGAGAGTACCAACAAAAATTGCAGGAATATAAACAGGCGTTAGTTGATGCGATTGGGCGCGAACCGACTTTGAGTGACTATACTCGCAATGATTTGCGACGTTATCAGGAAATTTTAGGACTTAGAGATGAAGATATAGCGTCAATTGAAGAAAGACTAATTGCAGGAGAAGTCCAACATAAACCTATTAACGTTTCTGAGGCTCCACCATCAGTACAGCCACATCATCGTGTAGAGATACCTTCTCAGCCAAAGTCTTCTTCATCAAATCAAACAACGACACCAAAAACCCATAATCTCATACTGAAAGTGCTACAGCAGGCAATTGCTGTGTTTTGCTTTTTTGTTGGCGCATCTTTTGCACTCACGCTACTGAACACACTTTTTAGCGGTGGTGTATTCGGACCTGTTTCTTTTGGATGCCTATTTTTCAGCATTCTTTTGATATGGTTAGGTATTTTTATGTGGAAAGTTTAAATGTTTTTCCTGCACTTTTATTTTGAATAAGATATGCAATTTTTGAGATAAACAGTGCGATGATAATTAAATCTATAAACAACAAAAACTGATTTAATGCTGGTGATCGCACTTATTTATTGTGATGTTTTAAAATAGCGATCGCACTTACTCATTCTTATATTTCAGAATAGCGATCACATCCCGTATTTAACATAGCGATCGCACTTACTGATTCTGATATTTAAAAATACCGATCGCATCCAGCCTTTCACTTACAGCAACTCGATAAACACATCAACACTCAGCCCAACCTGTCTGATAATTGCTCGTAAAGTTCCTTTATCTAATTCTTGATGATTCGGAACAACCACTTCAGCAAATGGTTCATCTCGACGTAAAATAATGTGGCTTCCACGTTGTCGCAAAACATAAAAACTAGCCTTCCTTAAAGCTTTAATGCACTCTTGACCAGAAAGGATAGGTAACTTGCTCATACATCAACTAAAACAGTTTCCAGATGATCTTCTGGAATAGGACGACCTTCTTCTTGTAAAACTTCAATATATAATTCAATAGCTTCCTTGATATTGGCAATAGCTTCTGTTTTCGTCTTCCCTTGGCTGATACAAGCAGGTAAGCTAGGACATTCAGCCACCCAATAACCATCTTCTCCTGGATAGATAATAACTTGTCTCTTCATGTATTACTCCTACAAATCAAAACTGTAGTCCAAACAAATCAAAAAAGCCAAAATTCACAACATATCTGGATTTTCCCCCAATTCTCTCAATCTAGCCGCTAAACGAGCCACCTGTGCAGCAGCCGCTTCTTCTCGTACACCAGCAGCTTCTGCTTGTGCTACAGCAATTTCCGCCTGCGTGACTGCGGCTTCGGCTTGTGCAGCAGCAACTTCCTCTGGTAACAAAACTAAATTGCCAGCCACATCGTAAAACCGCAACCATACCGCCGTTTCTCTGTCTATTGTTCCCTCACTCGTCCCCAACCAAAAACCTAAACGCTTACACCATAGCCATCCACGCTCATTTGGTGTCAAAGGTTGATACTGCTGATTATCATCTAAATGCCACCCCTGCAAAGAATTAGGGTCAAAGGGATCATAGACAAAATAATCTGAGGTACGGAAAGTTTGTTCGTAAAGGTTTTTCTTAATACCCTTGTCTATTGCTGCCGTAGATGGTGACATTAATTCCACGATTACATCAGGATAACGACCATTTTCTTCCCAGACTACCCAACCTTGTCTTGAGTTATTGCCGTCAACATTCAGCACCGCAAAAAAATCGGGGCCTCGGAAATCACGGTTACGAACCTGGGTGCTACTGTAGTAAATAAACATATTGCCCCCAGAGAAGAAATCATTACGGTCAGCCCAAGCTTGTTGCAATGACCGAATCAAGACATTCATGGCAATGCGGTGGCGATTTGATTCCAAGGGTTCACTATCATCAAAAATTAAATCTGTAGGTG from Nostoc sp. UHCC 0926 includes these protein-coding regions:
- a CDS encoding MFS transporter gives rise to the protein MFQDVLTIWGWNSLPFGLAPITLAQEVLTPEEASVLFSGPKILVALLAGVLMAFAFQLLFTNFSVAVGISSWGIDSDSEDDSESLGKTIHKVQAKVGAWALITVSIALFIACFLAVKLSLIESAFLGAIIGVVIWSTYFALVIWLGSSAVGSLIGSIASTVTSGFQGLIGTATAGIGANTAKKQLVSTVEDITAAVRQELTSGFDAEGIRNTLQSSLGSLQIPKLDIKEIRTQFEQLLKDTDLQSVANSDLLQNINRQTFVDLISSRADLSKEDINRITDQFEGAWQQALNRKNPTEEVINFLKSATPEELNSQQLGEQLQQLLTVGGGNGKLSKGVIKQAVRYGLSAAVPAVLDSTNLPNIDVNKITTQLQKLKEKVQDVDVAQIIEQLQKFREQATEQVAAKLPSPENTIKADVEDYILNSFPWHFNRITLVDEFKEVIYDVNADPTTVRRELEELNQEYFTNLLKQRDDISEARVKEIAEQMESDRQEVLETVKQAQVREKGQDFHSRIEDYLRSTGKEELNPEGIKRDFTKLIEDPKAGFEDLSDRFGEFDRDTFVQLLQQRQDISEEEANNIVSQLESSRDNILNSAREVQEQAKAKADELRQRVEDYLRNTNKDELNPEAIKREFRVLLDDPQAGISLLQSRLSQFDRDTLVQLLSQRQDLSEEQVNQTLDQLEAVRDSILQVPQQAKEQYEKTTKAIAEYLRNTNLEELDPEGIRSDLEKLLNDPKAGALALRDRLSHVDRETLVKLVSQRGDLSQEQVNQIIDRAQDAIGDIVRAPRRLAKRTTQVALDFEANLEEYLRNTNKEELNPEAIKRDLQLLLSSPRAGIGNLSDRASKFDRSTIVALLSGREDISEEEANRIVDQIESVRSSIVEQFQQIQEKVQSVLDGIFAKVRNYLNSLDRSELNYEGIKQDFAKVFDDPQAGFEALRDRLSEFDRDTLVAVISSREDISEADANRIIDQIETARDGVLQRAERIQQETQKRLKAIQKQAKKQAEETKKTVASSAWWLFGTALTSLAASAIAGAIAVTGITLPG
- a CDS encoding calcium-binding protein, giving the protein MAIIDGIDLNKITGLDIDEIVKSGGGNIQVTTNGNKIINATGGNQNINGTNGNDVINAGNGNDILTGGNGNDIINAGNGNNTVKGGNGNDILNAGSGKDTLFGENGNDILSGGGGNDILTGGAGNDTLAGGTGTDVLTGGAGNDVFKFSSVSDSAVVGRDLITDFVGNGKLPGDQIDLSAIDANSTKLGNQAFTFIGAAAFSAPGQLRYSGGILQASTDGDRSPEFEVRLIGAPLVVVNDFIL
- the ilvD gene encoding dihydroxy-acid dehydratase, yielding MSENLRSQVVTQGVQRSPNRAMLRAVGFKDEDFNKAIVGIANGYSTITPCNMGINQLAQRAEVGIKTAGAMPQVFGTITISDGISMGTEGMKYSLVSREVIADSIETACTGQSMDGVLAIGGCDKNMPGAMLAIARMNIPAIFVYGGTIKPGHYNGRDLTVVSSFEAVGQYSAGKIDEKELLEVEGRACPGAGSCGGMFTANTMSSAFEALGMSLPYSSTMAAEDAEKADSTEKSAFVLVEAIRKQILPRQIITRKSIENAISVIMAVGGSTNAVLHFLAIARAADVELTLDDFETIRARVPVLCDLKPSGKYVATDLHKAGGIPQVMKMLLVHDLLHSDSLTISGQTIAEILADIPEEPSTHQDVIRPWNNPMYSQGHLAILRGNLATEGAVAKITGVKKPVITGLARVFESEEASLNAILAGKIQPGDILVIRYEGPKGGPGMREMLAPTSAIIGAGLGDAVALITDGRFSGGTYGMVVGHVAPEAAVGGAIALVEEGDSITIDAPARLLQLNISEEELARRRANWQPPAPRYTKGVLAKYAKLVSSSSLGAVTDLDLF
- a CDS encoding caspase family protein; amino-acid sequence: MTKVALLIGISDYEAGLNPLPASVKDMQAIAKVLQHPEMGGFAEADIQKLENSDPQKMQEAIETLFSDRQKDDLVVLYFSGHGIKDESGNLYLATCLTRKNPQGQIIKSTSVPASFIHNITNDSRCKRQVIILDCCFSGAFAQGWSAKDDGCVDIQTQLGGEGRVVLTSSTSTQYSFQQQGDNLSTYTRYLIEGIETGAADLGNDGAISVDELHEYAKKKVKEATPAMKPEIYAFKEGFKILLSKAPIGDPKLKYRKEVEIYASRGEISIIGRRILDALRQNLGLLPEETAAIEAEVLKPYREYQQKLQEYKQALVDAIGREPTLSDYTRNDLRRYQEILGLRDEDIASIEERLIAGEVQHKPINVSEAPPSVQPHHRVEIPSQPKSSSSNQTTTPKTHNLILKVLQQAIAVFCFFVGASFALTLLNTLFSGGVFGPVSFGCLFFSILLIWLGIFMWKV
- a CDS encoding type II toxin-antitoxin system HicA family toxin, giving the protein MSKLPILSGQECIKALRKASFYVLRQRGSHIILRRDEPFAEVVVPNHQELDKGTLRAIIRQVGLSVDVFIELL
- a CDS encoding type II toxin-antitoxin system HicB family antitoxin — translated: MKRQVIIYPGEDGYWVAECPSLPACISQGKTKTEAIANIKEAIELYIEVLQEEGRPIPEDHLETVLVDV
- a CDS encoding Uma2 family endonuclease; amino-acid sequence: MTTENNPAAVVDWEPPMPPTDLIFDDSEPLESNRHRIAMNVLIRSLQQAWADRNDFFSGGNMFIYYSSTQVRNRDFRGPDFFAVLNVDGNNSRQGWVVWEENGRYPDVIVELMSPSTAAIDKGIKKNLYEQTFRTSDYFVYDPFDPNSLQGWHLDDNQQYQPLTPNERGWLWCKRLGFWLGTSEGTIDRETAVWLRFYDVAGNLVLLPEEVAAAQAEAAVTQAEIAVAQAEAAGVREEAAAAQVARLAARLRELGENPDML